The genomic interval ATCAACAAAAGTTCTTGCTTCAAATACACATATTGGTTTTTTGTGAGTCGATTTTTGCAAGTCCTGAAACTGTTTCTTTAGATTGATATATTCACTCTTTATTTCTTCTGCTGATTTTTCATAGCATTCAGTACGAAAAAGAAGCCCCTCATTTCCTTCGCAGAGCTCTTGTGCAATATATAATAATCTATTTCTCTCGTTTTCATTTGATACCTTTTTAGAAACAGCGACATAATCACCATACGGCATGTAAACCAATAGCTTTCCACTAAATTCGATATTGGTCGTGAGCTTCGGGCCCTTTTGGTCAGATCCCTCTTTCACTACCTGAACAAGAAGCTGCTCACCTTCACGTACGTATTGTGATATGGATGTCTGTGAGCTTGTATTTCCTTTTTGTTGAAATGTGATTAAATCATTGCGATGTAAATAGCCATTGTGCTTTAATCCTAAATCAACAAAAGCAGCCTGCATGCCAGGTAGAACCTTTGTTACACGACCAATATAGATATTCCCAACTATTTCATTCTCAAATGAATATGTTTGATGAATTTCAGTAAGTTGGTTTTGTTCAGTAACCGCACAGCGAATTTCTTTCGTTTTTTCATTTATGATCAGCTTTCTCACTACATTTACCTTCTTTCTATGGCAAAAAGGGATCCATTTTTACACGTTTTTCATTTTCCCTTTGATTACTATACCACAGAAGAAATAAACCATTAAATTGATGAATGTGTACTTTAATAAGCATATACTAAGTCACCGATTTTTGAATCAGTAAGCTTGTTGGCAAAAAACGCATGAAGCAGTTCATTTTCATCCATTTCTGATATTTTTGTACCGTTTCGTTCAATCACGATTAAATGCTTACAGCCTCTTTGAAATTGAAGCAGTACATGATAAATAAGCTCAGATTCATCAACAACAATTGGTTTTAACTGATTTATCGTATCTTGCTTACCATAGTAACGCTCCATTAAAAATCGTAAAGTGCCATACATTCTATTCTTGTATTCATGATATAAGCTATAAATAAGAAATGTTGTTATAATCCACATGTTAAGAAAATTTGACGAAAAAATTAAAATCACTAGTACATAAAGGAATAAGAAACATATAGATGACACAATCATATAGAAATGTGCTTTTTTAAATGGCAAATAATTTGAGAAAAGGATAAATAATAACTTACCACCATCCAAAGGCCAAACAGGCAGTAAATTGAATAGTAAAATGGATACATTGTAGAACGTAAACAAGTGATAATCATCAACATTAACGACATTTGTTACAAAAAGTAAATGTGCTGTACCTTGAAGCCATAAATGCTGAATGGGACCTGATAACACTACAATGAATTCTTGTTTCAATGATCGATTTCCATGTTCGTCAACCTCAGCCACACCTCCAAAAGGAAGAAGCATGACTGTTTTAATTCTCCAAGAAAAAAAATGAGCACTTATTGCATGGCCCATTTCATGTATAAATACGATCAGCATCAACAAAAATAACGTCTTAAAGTTCGCTGTCAGCACGCTAATTCCTATCATGACCCATAATAATGGATGGATATGGATTTTTTGTAAAAGTGATAAGTAATTATTCAAATTGTATCACCTGATTTGGGTCGATAAAATCATCACCCTTTTTAATGGCAAAATAATAAGTACCCTTCTGATTTTCGCTTAGTTTGATTTTCCCTAACTCTTTTCCTTTTTCAACAAAATCATAGAGGGCAACATCGACCTTATCTAAATTCCCATACCATGATTTTGTCCCATCAGCATGCTGCAGAACAATGGTAAGACCAGTATCAGCTTTTTCTCCGGCTTCAATAATAATTCCTTCATTCATCGCTTCCACAGATGGTAAATCAGTTTCAACCATTATTCCTTGACCATTATCCTCAAATGATTCGAGTACTTTGCCTGAGGCTGGAACAGATAGCTGTGCAGATTGTGTCTCACTTCCCGATTCACTACTTTGTTCATTTTTAGGTTCAAACAATGCAAGTGGCTCACCAAACTTATCGCGATACCATGTTGAAACTGCTGCAAATTGAAACTCCTCTTCAAAGGTATATGAAATAGCAGATCTTACTTCTTTAAATAAAGGCGAACCATTTTTAAAGGCAATTGCAGTAACTAAAACGATAACTGCTGATAATAGTAATTTAAAAATAAATACTTCTGTACTAAAAAGCGGGTGTCCACCATTACCATTACCATTACCAGGACCAGCTTCATACGTTGGAGGGGAATAAACGCCAAATTTTTCTTCATCATTCATAAATAATGATGTTTGCTTAGACAATTCATTTTCATTCGGCAACCCTCTGTCACGTTTTCTTTTTGCAATTCGTTTTCTCACTTCATCCGCGCGATGACTCATCCCCATCAATCCTTTTAGTCAATTTGTACAAGTTTATGCCTTGTCCGGAGAGGATATGATCAAATTTTATTGCAGATCAGGTAGAAGTTTCTATATCTTAATGAATGAAAAATAAAACAAAAAAAGATTAGTGATGTTCCATTCACTAATCTTTCTTATTCTATAAATCTATTATGATGGTTTTTAAACTCGAACACCAAAGAATTTTTTTAATTTAGATAAAACACCCTTGTTCTGCTCATCTAATGATTGCAATGGAACAGATTCACCTAGAATACGGCGGGCAATATTTCGATAAGCAATTGCTGCACGATTATCTGGATTCATGGCAATTGGCTCACCATTGTTTGATGCTTTAATGACATCGTCATCGTCCGCTACAATTCCTATTAAATCGATGGAAAGATGTGTGACAATTTCATCAACGTCAAGCATGTCCCCATTTTTAACAAGATGATTGCGAATTCGATTAATAATTAATTTCGGCGGCTCAATTTCTTCCTTCTCTAGCAAACCGATGATGCGGTCTGCATCTCGTACTGCTGAAATTTCAGGAGTTGTAACAACTAGCGCTTTATCAGCACCTGCCACAGCATTTTTATAGCCTTGTTCAATACCTGCAGGACAATCAATTACAATATAATCATAATCTTGTTTTAATTCATCAATGAGCTTTTTCATTTGCTCAGGCTTTACTGCCGTTTTATCACTTGTTTGAGCAGCAGGCAGCAAATATAATAAATCCTCAAATCGTTTATCTTTGACAAGCGCTTGATGAATTTTACAACGTCCTTCTACAACGTCAACAAGATCATAAATAATCCGATTTTCTAATCCCATTACAACATCTAGGTTTCGAAGACCGATGTCTGTATCAACTAAGCAAACACGTTTGCCTAGAATAGCTAAAGCTGTCCCTAAATTTGCTGATGTCGTTGTTTTACCAACTCCACCTTTTCCTGAGGTAACGACAATCGCTTCACCCATAAGTTAGATTCCCCCTTCAAACCTTGTTAAATTAGGTCGTAAATGAGTAAGTTGCTGTAATCGCTCAATCATCATTTCATCATTTTCATTTAAAAATGCACATTCCATATCGCTGCCTTCTGTTTGTATGAAATCAGGTGCTCTGTTTATGATTTCACTTATTCGAAGTTGTGCTGGTTTCAATAACGAGGCTGCTATAACGGCTTGTTTATTTCCATCTATACCAGCATGTGCGATCCCTTTTAATGCACCTAGAATAAATATATTACCTCCAGCAATAACAGTACCTCCTGGATTTACATCACCAATAAGGAGTAAATCGCCTTTGACTTGTAACACTTGACCAGAGCGTACGATTTTAGCAACCGATACAACTTCTGTTTCTCTTTTAAGTCTTAGCGCTTCATCCTTTGTCATTACATTGCTTTCAATTGTTTCAACAATGAGATTACGTTTTTGTTTTATCGCCGATTCTAGTTTTTCTCTTTGATTCTTATTTACGAAACGGTTTCCAACTTTCACATTAACACCAATAACTGGGCCTGACCCATGAACATATTGTTTTAAAGACAGCATTTCCTCGAGTTCATGAAGCAATTGATCAAATGAACATGAATCATCGAGATGTAACGTTAAGCCATCTTTTGTGCCTTTTATCGTAACAAATTGTTGTTTTTGAACTTTCATAACGTTCACCTCAACGACTTTACTATTCGACAGAAATGCTCAAAATCCCTTTTTTATTTAAGAATAAAATAAGCTTTTTATTGCATCTTTTATT from Metabacillus sediminilitoris carries:
- a CDS encoding M50 family metallopeptidase, encoding MNNYLSLLQKIHIHPLLWVMIGISVLTANFKTLFLLMLIVFIHEMGHAISAHFFSWRIKTVMLLPFGGVAEVDEHGNRSLKQEFIVVLSGPIQHLWLQGTAHLLFVTNVVNVDDYHLFTFYNVSILLFNLLPVWPLDGGKLLFILFSNYLPFKKAHFYMIVSSICFLFLYVLVILIFSSNFLNMWIITTFLIYSLYHEYKNRMYGTLRFLMERYYGKQDTINQLKPIVVDESELIYHVLLQFQRGCKHLIVIERNGTKISEMDENELLHAFFANKLTDSKIGDLVYAY
- a CDS encoding M23 family metallopeptidase, with product MSHRADEVRKRIAKRKRDRGLPNENELSKQTSLFMNDEEKFGVYSPPTYEAGPGNGNGNGGHPLFSTEVFIFKLLLSAVIVLVTAIAFKNGSPLFKEVRSAISYTFEEEFQFAAVSTWYRDKFGEPLALFEPKNEQSSESGSETQSAQLSVPASGKVLESFEDNGQGIMVETDLPSVEAMNEGIIIEAGEKADTGLTIVLQHADGTKSWYGNLDKVDVALYDFVEKGKELGKIKLSENQKGTYYFAIKKGDDFIDPNQVIQFE
- the minD gene encoding septum site-determining protein MinD; translation: MGEAIVVTSGKGGVGKTTTSANLGTALAILGKRVCLVDTDIGLRNLDVVMGLENRIIYDLVDVVEGRCKIHQALVKDKRFEDLLYLLPAAQTSDKTAVKPEQMKKLIDELKQDYDYIVIDCPAGIEQGYKNAVAGADKALVVTTPEISAVRDADRIIGLLEKEEIEPPKLIINRIRNHLVKNGDMLDVDEIVTHLSIDLIGIVADDDDVIKASNNGEPIAMNPDNRAAIAYRNIARRILGESVPLQSLDEQNKGVLSKLKKFFGVRV
- the minC gene encoding septum site-determining protein MinC, with the protein product MKVQKQQFVTIKGTKDGLTLHLDDSCSFDQLLHELEEMLSLKQYVHGSGPVIGVNVKVGNRFVNKNQREKLESAIKQKRNLIVETIESNVMTKDEALRLKRETEVVSVAKIVRSGQVLQVKGDLLLIGDVNPGGTVIAGGNIFILGALKGIAHAGIDGNKQAVIAASLLKPAQLRISEIINRAPDFIQTEGSDMECAFLNENDEMMIERLQQLTHLRPNLTRFEGGI